The following nucleotide sequence is from Halogeometricum borinquense DSM 11551.
ATAGAACCCACCGCGGGCGACAACGAGACGACCGACCACCCGCCCATCCATCCGACTGGCGAACTCCCCTCGCGGTCGGACCTCACGGAGGACGAGTGGGACGTGTACGAACTGGTCGTCCGGCGCTTCTTCGCTACTGTCGCAGAATCCGCAAAGTGGGAACACCTCCGCGTCGTCGCCGATGCGGGCGGGCTCTCCTTGAAGGCAAACGGCAAGCGACTGGTGAAAGCGGGCTACCACGAAGTGTACCCGTACTTCAACTCCTCAGAGTCGTTCGTCCCCGACGTAGCGGAGGGCGAATCGCTCGCCGTCACGGACACGGAGATTGAGGAAAAGCAGACCCAACCGCCCCGTCGCTACGGCCAGTCGCGCCTCATCGAGACGATGGAGAAGATGGGTATCGGGACGAAGGCGACGCGGCACGACGTGATTCAGAAACTCTACGACCGCAACTACATCGAGAGCGATCCGCCGCGACCGACGCGACTCGCCCGCGCCGTCGTCGAGGCGTCCGAGGAGTTCGCCGAACTCATCGTGAGCGAGGAGATGACCGCCCAGTTGGAGGCGGACATGCAGGCTATCGCCCGCGGCGACGCCTCTCTCGACGACGTGACTGCGGAGTCCAGAGAGATTCTCGAAGACGTGTTCGAGGGGCTGATGGAATCGGGCGACGAAGTGGGGAAACACCTCCAGAAGTCGCTGAAAGCGGACAAAACAGTGGGTGCGTGTCCGGAATCCGATCACGACCTCGTGGTTCGGAAAAGCCGCCGCGGGTCCTACTTCATCGGCTGTGACGGGTACCCGGACTGCACCTACACGCTCCCGCTCCCCTCGACTGGCAAACCGCTCATCATGGACGAGGAGTGTGACGAACACGGTCTGAGCCACGTGAAGATGCTCGCCGGCCGGAAGACGTTCGTCCACGGCTGTCCACTCTGTAAGGCCGAAGAGGCCGACGCCGAGGAGGACTTGATCATCGGCGACTGTCCGGAATGTGGGGCGGGCGCGGAATCGGAGACGCCGCAAAACGGAGACGGTGAAACCGACGGCGAACACGGCGAGTTGGCGATAAAGCGTCTCCGCTCCGGTTCTCGACTTGTCGGCTGTACCCGCTATCCCGACTGCGACTACTCGTTGCCCCTCCCGCGTCGCGGCGACATCGAGGTGACGGACGAGGAATGTGAGGAACACGACCTGCCGGAGATTCGAATCACCTACGACGACAGCGACCGGGAACCGTGGGACCTCGGCTGTCCTATCTGCAACTATCGTGCGTACCAAGCCGAACAGGCCGGCGGCGACGAACTCCAGAGCGTGAAGGGAATTGGCGAGAAGACCGCCGAGAAACTGAAAGCCGCCGGTATCGAGGACGTTCCCTCGCTGAAAGAGGCCGAACCGGATGCACTTGCGGACCTAGTGGACGGCGTTGGACCGGATACAGTTCGGAAGTGGCAGTCTGCGGCCGATTAACTACTGCCATTTATCGTTCGAGAGAGCTTCGCTCCTCGGCCGAAAACCGCTCCGAGAGCGTACAGAGTAGTGCGCTCAGTAGAATGCGGGCCGCAATCGCTCGGCGGTTACTCCGTGTGAGTGTTGGAAACCAAAGAACCCCGATCTGGTCAGTAATCTGACTCCAAACGGTGCATAGACACTCCTCATCCGCGCCATTTTTATCACTCCCCGGTGGTAGTTCCGCCAATGACCGGGCCTTGGACCGACTGGAACCACGTTCTCAAAGTGGACCCAGACAAAGACCTCATAGACGGCGAGACGTTCGAGGATGTCTGTCAAACCGGAACGGACGCCATCGAAATCGGCGGTACCCTCGACATCACCGCGGACAAGATGCAACGGGTGGTGGACGCCTGTGCCGAGTACGACGTCCCGCTGTATCAGGAACCGTCGAACCCCGGCGTCGTCATAGACGACGACGCACTGGATGGCTACCTCATCCCGACCGTTTTCAACGCGAAAGACGCCTTCTGGATCACGGGCGCGCACAAAGAGTGGGTCCGGATCGAGAACGGGATGGACTGGGGACGCACGCACACTGAGGCGTACATCGTCCTCAATCCGGAGGCTTCCGTCGCCCAACTGACCGATGCCAACTGCGATCAGAGCGCAGACGATGTCGCCTCCTACGCTTCCGTCGCCGAACGAATGTTCGGACAAGAAATCGTCTACGTGGAATACTCGGGCATGTTCGGCGACACCGAGAAAGTGCAAGCCGCACACGACGCGCTGGACGACGCCACGCTGTTCTACGGCGGCGGCATCCGCGACTACGACGCCGCCTACGAGATGGGCCAGCACACCGACGTGGTCGTTGTGGGTGACCTCCTCCACGACGAAGGCGTGGACGCGGTGCGAGAAACGGTCGAGGGCGCACGCGACGCGATGGAAGAGCGCGCCGAAGCCGAAGCGTAAGACCTGCAGTTTTTCGACTGTCTCACTTCTCCGACCTCGATTCGTTCGATGAGCGCAAGTACGAATCACACCTCCGATAGGTGTTCCTCTGAGAGGCGTCCATCGGTGCCGACCGCATCGACGCCGTCAGCGGGAGCGGTGTCGGAAAGCGGGGACGCAAGGGGATCACCACCGTCTCTACTGACGACGCCCGCCAGTGCAGATGCCGCGACGACGAGGGCGACGAACGAGACAACCGCGCCGAGAGGTTCGCCGACGAACGGAATGACACCGAGTGCGAGCCGAGCAAAACGTGCGGCGACGCCGACACCGAGGACGAGGCCGAATACGCGATGGAACCGGCGACGACGGGCGACCGCCACTACGTCCGTCAGGAGATGCCGGCCCATGGTATCGCTGGAGGCGAGTGCGACAAGCGTCGCTACCGAGAGAAATCCGCCGGCCAGTTCAAGAAACGCGACCGCGACGAGTGCGGCCACCGCGCCATAGTCCGGTGAGAACGCGTAGTGGCCGATGTACGCGAGCGACGACGCCCCGCGAAGCATCCGGTCGTAGCCGACGACGGTGATAATCGCCACTGCCGGGGCGTGAAGCGGTCCTGTGGTGACAGCGACACGGAGTCCGTCGCGGAAGATCGAATGCCAACCATCGAACGCGGGAACACCATCGCCTCGCACCCGGTAGCGGATCGCGCGGACGGCGTACCCGAGAAGCAGAACGCCGACAACGGGGGCCGAAACAGTTGCGAGCGACAGAAGCGTTCCCACGACGAGCGTGTCAGTTCGGTCGCGGTCGAGCAGGTCGCGGAGATCAGCGAGCGCATCGAACATCGGTGAGCCGTCTGGTCCCGTTCCGGTATGTAAACGTTCGTGCGGCCAAGACGAGAGCGTCTTCGAATCGAACGTGTGTTTCTACTCCGCACAGCGGTCCGAAACGACCGTTTTTAAGACCGGGCGGGCGGAATCACGCCACATGCAGAACCGAACTTACACGGCAGACGCCGAACCCGGCGACAGCGTCACCGTCGCGGGGTGGGTTCACGAGGTCCGTGACCTCGGAGGCATCGCCTTTCTCATCCTGCGAGACAAGAGCGGCAAGATTCAGATCAAACTCGAAAAAGACGAGATGGACGAAGAGCTCGTCGAGACGGGTCTCGACGTGGCCCGCGAGAGCGTCGTCTCCGTCTCCGGCGACGTAAAGGAGGAGCCGCGCGCCCCGACGGGCGTCGAAGTCGTCCCCGAGGACATCGACGTGATGGCCGAGGCCGACACGCAACTGCCTCTCGACCCGTCCGGAAAGGTTGACGCGGAACTCTCGACGCGCCTCGACAACCGGACGCTCGACCTCCGCAAGGACGAGGTGAAGGCCGTCTTCGAGATCCGCGCAGAAATTCTCCGCTCGGTCCGCGACGCCTTCCGTGGCCTCAACGCGACGGAGATCAACACGCCGAAAATCGTCGCTACCGGTACCGAGGGCGGCACAGAGCTGTTCCCAATCACGTACTTCGGCCAAGAGGCGTTCATGAACCAGTCGCCCCAGCTGTTCAAACAGCTCATGGTCGGCTCGGGTCTCGAACGCGTCTTCGAGGTCGGTCCGATTTTCCGCGCCGAAGAACACAACACGCCGCGACACCTGAACGAGGCGACTTCCATCGACTTCGAGTCGGCGTTCTTCGACCACACGGAAGCGATGGACGCCTGCGAACACGTCGTCAAGGCCGCCTACGAGGGCGTCGCCGAGAACTGTCAGCGCGAACTCGAAACGCTCGGTCTCGCAGAGGAGTTCGAGGTTCCCGAGGGCGAGTTCCCGCGTCTCACCTACGAGGAGGCCATCGAGCGAATCAACGCGACGGGCGAACTCGACGAGCAACTCGTCTGGGGCGACGACCTGCCCACGGAGGGCGAGCGCGCACTCGGTGAGGACGTTGGTGAACACTACTTCATCACCGACTGGCCGTCCGAGATCAAGCCGTTCTACATCAAGGACCACGACGACGACGAGACCCTCTCGACGGGCTTCGACATGATGCACCCGCGGATGGAACTCGTCTCCGGTGGGCAGCGTGAACACCGCTTCGAACACCTCGTCGCCGGCTTCGAACAGCAGGGTCTTGACCCCGATCAGTTCGAGTACTACACGAAGATGTTCAAATACGGCATGCCCCCGCACGCAGGCTGGGGTCTCGGTGGCGAGCGTCTCGTGATGACGATGCTCGGTCTGGACAACATCCGCGAAGCGGTTCTGTTCCCACGAGATCGCCAGCGATTGAGCCCATAGGGCGAAATCGTGGTCTCTTGGGAACAGGGAGCGGCTTTGCCGCGACCGTGTTCCCACGAGATCGCCAGCGTCTGAGTCCGTAGGACGAAGACGTGGCG
It contains:
- a CDS encoding phosphoglycerol geranylgeranyltransferase, giving the protein MTGPWTDWNHVLKVDPDKDLIDGETFEDVCQTGTDAIEIGGTLDITADKMQRVVDACAEYDVPLYQEPSNPGVVIDDDALDGYLIPTVFNAKDAFWITGAHKEWVRIENGMDWGRTHTEAYIVLNPEASVAQLTDANCDQSADDVASYASVAERMFGQEIVYVEYSGMFGDTEKVQAAHDALDDATLFYGGGIRDYDAAYEMGQHTDVVVVGDLLHDEGVDAVRETVEGARDAMEERAEAEA
- a CDS encoding DUF4013 domain-containing protein gives rise to the protein MFDALADLRDLLDRDRTDTLVVGTLLSLATVSAPVVGVLLLGYAVRAIRYRVRGDGVPAFDGWHSIFRDGLRVAVTTGPLHAPAVAIITVVGYDRMLRGASSLAYIGHYAFSPDYGAVAALVAVAFLELAGGFLSVATLVALASSDTMGRHLLTDVVAVARRRRFHRVFGLVLGVGVAARFARLALGVIPFVGEPLGAVVSFVALVVAASALAGVVSRDGGDPLASPLSDTAPADGVDAVGTDGRLSEEHLSEV
- the aspS gene encoding aspartate--tRNA(Asn) ligase, with the translated sequence MQNRTYTADAEPGDSVTVAGWVHEVRDLGGIAFLILRDKSGKIQIKLEKDEMDEELVETGLDVARESVVSVSGDVKEEPRAPTGVEVVPEDIDVMAEADTQLPLDPSGKVDAELSTRLDNRTLDLRKDEVKAVFEIRAEILRSVRDAFRGLNATEINTPKIVATGTEGGTELFPITYFGQEAFMNQSPQLFKQLMVGSGLERVFEVGPIFRAEEHNTPRHLNEATSIDFESAFFDHTEAMDACEHVVKAAYEGVAENCQRELETLGLAEEFEVPEGEFPRLTYEEAIERINATGELDEQLVWGDDLPTEGERALGEDVGEHYFITDWPSEIKPFYIKDHDDDETLSTGFDMMHPRMELVSGGQREHRFEHLVAGFEQQGLDPDQFEYYTKMFKYGMPPHAGWGLGGERLVMTMLGLDNIREAVLFPRDRQRLSP
- a CDS encoding DNA topoisomerase I; amino-acid sequence: MSKGPELIITEKDNAARRIADILSGESAEADRINGVNVYKWGGKRCIGLSGHVVGVDFPPEYNDWRDVEPVELIDAPIDKHPTQENIVAALRRLARNARRVVIATDYDREGELIGKEAYELVRDVNEDVPVDRVRFSSITDREVTEAFDNPDGLDFNLAAAGEARQIVDLVWGAALTRFLSLSARQLGDDFISVGRVQGPTLKLIVDREREIEAFDPEDYWELFADLQKDSESFEAQYFYLDEDGNEAERVWDGDDAEEAYETLRNVEAATVDSVRRRTRTDDPPAPFNTTQFIRAAGSLGYSAQRAMSIAEDLYTAGYITYPRTDNTVYPEDLDPRELLDAFTANRTFGDDAQNLLEQEEIEPTAGDNETTDHPPIHPTGELPSRSDLTEDEWDVYELVVRRFFATVAESAKWEHLRVVADAGGLSLKANGKRLVKAGYHEVYPYFNSSESFVPDVAEGESLAVTDTEIEEKQTQPPRRYGQSRLIETMEKMGIGTKATRHDVIQKLYDRNYIESDPPRPTRLARAVVEASEEFAELIVSEEMTAQLEADMQAIARGDASLDDVTAESREILEDVFEGLMESGDEVGKHLQKSLKADKTVGACPESDHDLVVRKSRRGSYFIGCDGYPDCTYTLPLPSTGKPLIMDEECDEHGLSHVKMLAGRKTFVHGCPLCKAEEADAEEDLIIGDCPECGAGAESETPQNGDGETDGEHGELAIKRLRSGSRLVGCTRYPDCDYSLPLPRRGDIEVTDEECEEHDLPEIRITYDDSDREPWDLGCPICNYRAYQAEQAGGDELQSVKGIGEKTAEKLKAAGIEDVPSLKEAEPDALADLVDGVGPDTVRKWQSAAD